A segment of the Dehalococcoidia bacterium genome:
GGCGCTTGCCATGACCGGCGTAGACATCGCGCTGGAGCCGGGGCTGTTGGATGCGATCAGGCGTGACTTCAGAGAGAGCGCACGGCGGGCGTCTTAGCGCGCGGCGGGCGCAAGCGCGCGGATCTTCCCGACCGCCGGCGGCAGCACCTCGAGCAGGCGGTCGACGTCGGCCATCGTATTGCCCTTGCCGAGCGTGATGCGCAGGCTGCCACGCTGATAGCGCTCGGGCACGCCCATCGCGACGAGCACGTGCGACGGTTCGAGAGATGCCGTCGTGCAGGCGGAGCCGCTGCTGGCTGCGACGCCGAGCAGGTCGAGCTGCAGCAGCACGGCCTCGCCCTCGACGTTCTCGAACGCGAAGCTGGCGCTGTTCGGCAGGCGGCGTGCGCGGTCGAGCGGCCCGGTGACGATCGTGCCGGGCACACGCCGCGGCAAATCATCGAGCAGCCGGTCGCGCATCGCGATGAGGTGCGCGTTGCGAGCGGACAGTTCGTCCTGCGCGAGCTGCAGCGCTGTCGCGAGACCGACGGCGCCCGCAACGTTCTCGGTGCCGGCGCGGCGGTTGCGCTCCTGCGAGCCGCCGACGGTCTGCGGCAGGAACGGCGTGCGGTTCCGCACGAACAGCGCGCCGACGCCCTTCGGCCCGTAGATCTTGTGCGCGGCGAGCGACAAAAGATCGGCGCCGAGAGCGTCGACGTCGAGTTCGAGCGCACCGGCAGCCTGCACGGCATCGGTGTGCAGCGCGATGTGCGGATCACGCTCCTTGACGATACGCGCGACCTCGGCGATGGGCTCAATCGTGCCGACTTCGTTGTTCGCGTACATCACGCTGACGAGGATCGTGCGATCGTCGAGCGCGGCGCGCAGTGCATCGAGGTCGACGAAGCCTTCGCCATCGACCGGCAAATACGTGATGCGAAAGCCCCTACGCTCGAGCTGTTCGCACTCATGGAGGACGGCATGGTGCTCGATCGCCGTCGTGATGATGTGGTCGCCTCGCCGTCGCGAAGCCTCCGCCACACCGCGCAGGCCGAGGTTGTCGGCCTCCGTGCCGCCGCTCGTGAAGATCACCTCGTTCGGCTTGCAGCCCAGGACGCCGGCGACCGTGCGGCGTGCCGCATCGAGGCCCTTGCGCGCTTCGCGGGCCTCGGCGTAGATGCTGGAGGCATTGCCCCAGGCGTTCGTCAGGTACGGCAGCATCGCCTTAACGACGCGCTCGTCGGTAGGCGTCGTCGCGGCGTGGTCGAAGTAGATGCGGCGGTCGCTATCCATGGCGATGCACGATATCACGGGGCGGAGGCACCTTGGACAACAGACGACAGACAACAGACAACAGAGGAACCTTGGACCCCGCCGTGTAATTGCCCAGGTTCCCAGGTTCTTGGTTCCAGGTTCTCGGCTCCAGGTTCTTCGTTCCGGCGTTTACAGTCCGCACTCGCCGCCATAGACTGGCCGCAGACCCAGCGAAGTGAGGAATACCATGGTCACACGTTCGGCGATCATCACCCGGCTGCGCGACGCACGCGATCGAGGCGCAGCGCACCTGCTGGCGCAGCAGAAGCCCGACGGCTCGTTCGGCGGCGCCAACGACGGTCTGGGGCCGTACTACAAGTCGCTGTGGGCGCTCGCGGCGGCGGGGGAGCCCGAGGCGGCGAACCGCCTCGCGACGTGGATCGCGCGCAACGTGCAGACAAGCGAAGGCGACTTCGCGGGGCCGCTTCGCGGTGCGCTGATGGACCGCGCGTATCCATACCCGAACGCGTGGATCGTCGCGGGCGCGCACAAGCTCGGCCGCTACGACATCTCGCGCAAGGGCGCCGAGTTCCTGCTGCTCATGCAACACGCGGAGGATGGCGGATTCCGCACGCAGCGCGACAACGAGGAGGCGCCGCAGGACATCCAGTGCAGCACGCAGTCGGGGAACGCGCTGCTGATGACGGGCCACGTCGCTGCGGCGAAGAACATCGGCCGCTTCATGCGCACGCTGTGGGAAGCGCAGCCCGACGCCGCCAACGCGCTGCACATCATCTACAAGCCGGGTGCCGGCATAAAGACGGACTTCCCGGAGGAGCGGCAACGGCTCGGATCAATCCAGCTCGGCAAGCCGCGACAAGCCTACTTCAACATGGGCATCGCAGCGGCATTCCTCGCAAAGCTGACGATGACGACCGCGGACCGCGAGTGGGTCGAGATTGGCAAGCAGTACCTGGAACTGGCATTCAAGTTCGGCGACGACATGTACGAGACGGCGCAGGTCGGCAAGGTCGGCTGGGGCGCGGCGCTCGTCTACGCGTGTACCGGCGAGCAGCGCTACCTCGGCCTGGCGGAGCGCGTCGGGGAGGCGCTGATCGCGCAGCAGACGGACACCGGCGGCTGGGACAACACCGGTGGCTACGTGAACGACGCCATCCGCACCGAGGTGACGGCGGAGTTCATCGTCCTGCTGGATGAGATGATCGGCGGCATCGCGGCCGGCGACTGACGGTGACGCCTGTGCGGGCGCGAAGAAACGCGCGCGCGGGCAGCGAGACGCCCTGGCTCGGGCCGAAGGCTGCCCTCGCGCCGCCCCGCCGTCCGAAAATAGCCACCCTGCCGATAGCGCGAGACGAGGCCGCTCGCGTCCCGTATCATCACCTCGCATGGACACTCAGGACGAGATAACTCAGCCGGCCGGGGCTGACGCCGAAGCCCAGCCGGCGCACTCGCTGGCGCTCGCCGCATCGGCTGCGCGCGCCGCCACGTTCGTAGTCCTCGCAATGACGTTCGTGCTCATCGCATGGGGCCAGTGGGCGATCGATCACGAGCAAGCCCCGTTCGACTGGCCCTTCACGCGCTGGCTCGAGCATCGCTGGACGTGGGACTTCCGTCGCCCCAACGCTCTCGCATTCGGAGTGCCGCTGTTCGTCGCGGGCGGCCTGGTGTTTGCCGCGCTTGCGCCGCGGGGCCTGCCCCGGTTCCTGCCCTCATCTGCATCCCTGTCACTGCCGCTGCGGGCGCGCATTGTGGTCGCGCTGCTGGTCGTGCCGCTGGTCATCTGGGCGTGGCTCAACCTGCGGCTGTACAACGGGCATTACGAACCTGCGTATCGTTGGCTGTTTTTCTTGAGCGTGCTCGCGATGCTTGCAGGCGTCGTCGCGATCGATGTGATGCGCGGGGTCTACGGGCGCCTGCGCCTGGCGTGGTCTCATGCCGCCGAGGCGCTGGCGGTGTTCGCGATCACAGGGACGTTCATCGGGATCAATGCCCGGGATCTGAACAACTGGCGCTACTCGACCATCGGAGACGATGGCGAGTTCTACGTTTGGGCGAAGCGCATTGGCGACCAACCAGACATCAATTGGTTCAGCCAGTCGGGACCGTTCGGATATCACCCGGTCCTGAGTTCAGCCTGGCAGGCGTTGAGCATTCGCGTGTTCGGCGACTCGCTATTCGGGTGGAAGATGGCATCGCTGCTCGCGATCGCGCTCACGCTCCCGCTGTTCTACTGGCTGTTGCGTGAGTTGTTCAGCGTGCGCGTCGCGGTGTTCGGGACCCTCTTCCTCGGCGCATCGCACTACCTGTTTGCATACGCGCACACCGGCTACGACAACATTCTCGCGATCTTCCCGGCGGTGGGTTGTCTGGCGTTGCTCGCGGCTGGCGTCCGCCGCGGCAGCATGGCCTTCCTTTTCGCATCGGGACTGTTCGCGGGCATGGGCTTCTACACGTTCTACTCGTCACGGTCCGCGATCATGATCGCAGGCGTCGCGGCGCTGGCGCTGACATGGCAGCGCTTCGACGCCGGCTCGCTGCGCCGCCAGGCGACGTCGATTGGCGTGCTCGTCGCCGGTTTCATCGTGTTTGCGCTCCCCATCTTCGCAACAAATCAGTGGGAGGTGATCGATGCGACCCTGGGCGAGGGGACGGATAAGGCGAACTACCCCTTCTGGAAGCTCGTCGGTGAGAATATCTCGCGAAGCCTTCTGGGCTGGACGTACAACCCGGCGGATCACCACTACGTCGCCGGAAGTCTTCTCGACAGTCTCACCGTCGTCTTCACGGTCGCCGGGTTCTTCTTCGCGCTGACACGGGTGCGACGTGCGCCGTTCTTCATGGTCCTGATGTGGTTTGCGGTGGCCGTGGTCGTCTCCGGCGTCCTTTCGCCCTACGGTGTCGTCGTCATATCACGCATGCACTACGCGCTGCCGCCGCTGGCCGCGTTTGCCGGGATTGCCGTTGACCGGCTGCTGTCCGCGGCGGAAGACGTTTACCCAACACGGTCGGGTGCGTGGGTCGCGACGCTTGCCGCGATCGCCGTGCTGGCGCCCCTGCTCTTCATCTCGAACGGCCGCCATTTCTTTCTCTACTCGGCGCATCGCAACCCGACGCCCAACGACACGATCATCGCGCGTGAGTTGTCCGCCTCACAGTGCCGCGACGGTGCGTTGCGCAGTGTCGCCTATCACAACGCGCCGGGGCAGACCATGGACTTCAACTGGCCGTTCTTCGACATGAAGCACCGGAAGCCGCTGCAGTTGAATTACGCCCATTTATCGCAGGTCTACAACGCTTATCCATCGACCGGCGGAGTCGGCTGCGTCGTGCTGCCCAACCTCGATCCAGCCGACTGGATCGAGGGCGCCGAGGACATCCGGCGCGTGCAGGCGGCGATGCAGGAAGGTGCCAGTTCGCCAGGGGACTTCCAGGTCGTCTCCGACCTGACCGGCTCCGCGAATCGGCGCGTCGGAGTCTCATTGCGGGAGGGGAAAGGCGTCGCCGCCGCCGATCTCTCCGGCGTGTGGCGCACCGACCTCAGCCGTGGCGACGGGCTCGAGGGCATCGTCAAGGGCCAGGAGCGCGACTTCTTCGCTGCGCTCGATGATCCGACGATGAAACCCGCGAGGGAAGTATCGCTCTTTCATGAGGAACCGGTGCTCGTCGTTGAGGACGGTGAGAGTGTACGCGGCTACCCCCTGCGTTACGTGATCTGGCGCGGCATCGTCAACGATACGATCGGCGGCGAGCCGGTGGCCGTTACGTACGATCCGATCGCCGGCAGCGCGCGCGTGTTCAGCCGGACGTTGCCTGGACGCACGGTCACGTTCAGCATCACGGGGCTGCTCCGCGACGGCAACGCGCTGCTCTACGACCGGGAGACAGAGACATGGTGGCAACAGCTCACGGGCGTCGCGGTGACGGGCGAACTCGCGGGCACACGGCTCGAAGCACGGAGCGCGCGTGTGGTGCCGTGGAAGGACTACGCGCTGGCATACCCTGACGCGCCGACGCTTGCCATCGAATCATCCGCATTCGAAGGAACGACGAACCCGTACATCGGCTACGAGGTGCGCGATGGCCGGCCAATCTTCACGCTCGCAGCCATCGACGATCGGTTGCGACCGATGGACCGCGTCGCCGTCATCGAATCAAACGGCGAGCGCGTCGCCGTGCCGTTTCCGGACGGCGGTCCGAAGATGAACATGGTCCTGCCGATCACGGTAAGCGGCACGCCCGTGGTGATTTTCTTCGACTGGCGCGCGTGGTCGCTGCTGGACAGCCAGAACTACCGCGACTCACGCCCTATCGGGACGATGACGGCGTACGCGCCGCACGTCGCGGGATCGCCCGAGACGGAGACGTTCGAGGCAAGCGGTGCGGACGCCTTCACCGAACGCCGCACGGGGTCTGTGTGGGACACGCTCGGCCGGGCTGTCGATGGTCCGCTTCGGGGGGCGCAGTTGGAGCCGGTGCCCATGGTGGTCGGCTTCTGGTTTAGCGTGGCCTCCGTCTATCCCGGCATCGAGATCGTGCACCCTGACGCGCACGATGAGCCGGCTGCCTCCTCGATCGATGAGTAGTTCGATGCGGCGGGCGCGCGCGTGTCCTGTCATCCTGCTTGCGTTCCGGATTGCGACGTGTCGGCGCCCGCTGTAGCCTTGTACTCGATGATAGGCATGATGAGGCCACGCAGCTAAGGTCCGCTCCGGCGGACGCTGCCCGGCGGATCCGTCCGCCGGTCACCTTCAACTGTCACGGACGTTTGTAGCAATACGCCCGCTGACGGCCTCGATGCCGCGTCTCTTCATCATTCTCTGATCGTTTCTTCGCGACATCGCGGCCTGCGGCCGGCGCGGAGGAACACATGGTCGGTCGTAGTCGTCAGTCGTCAGTCATCGGTCGTCGGGGGCGCGCTGCACACGCGAGTGAACCGCGGTCGCAGCATTTTCTGCACAGTCCGTCGCTCGTGCGAAACATCGTGGCGGAGATGCGTTTTGCACCGGGCACCATGGTGCTCGACATCGGCGCAGGGCAGGGCATCATCACGCGTGCGCTCGCCGACGCGGGGTACACGGTCATCGCCATCGAGAAGGATCCGCGGCTGTATCGATCGCTGCGGTCGCGATTCGTGGGGCGCACGAACATCGAGTGTCACCCCGCCGACGCGCTGGCGTTCCCGTTGCCGCGCGAGCCGTACGCCGTCGTGTCGAACGTGCCGTTTTCGATCACGGCGGCGCTCGTGCGCCGGCTGCTCGATGCGCCGCAACCGCCGCATGACGCCTGGCTGATCGTCCAGCGCGAAGCGGCGATGAAGTTCGCCGGCGTGCCGCACGAAACGATGTTCTCGCTCGCGCACAAACCGGCGTTCTCGATCGAGGTGGCGCGTCGCCTGGCGCGGAGCGACTTTGCACCGCCGCCGCCCGTCGACGTCGCGATGTTGCACGTGAAACAACGGCATGAGCCGCTCGTCACGCGGCGGGAGATGGAGGCATGGCGCCAATTCGTGCGGCAGGGCTTCCGGAGCGGCGCGGCAGATGCTCGGACGGCGCTCCGGCCCTACTTCACGCGGCGGCAGCTCGTGATCCTTTCGCGCGACCTGCGCTTCGACCTGCGCGCGGCGCCGTCGGCGCTGACGTTCGGCCAGTGGCTGGCGTTATTCCGGTTCCACGCGCAGGCGTGCCGCGGACCCACCGGTCTGGAGGCGGGATGCGGGAAGCGGGAAGCGGGATCGCGCCGGTTGCACGATGACCGATGCTGGCCGATCATGATGCCCACTCCCCGGAGGTTCCCGAACTGAGATCGACGAGAGGTGCCTCATGACAGCGACGCACGAACGGGTGACCACCCCCGTCGGGCCGGAACGCGAGGGCGGGCAAGGGCTTGACGCGAACCAGTACGAGTCCGGCGACCGCGCGATCCACATCCTGCTCACCGACGCCACCGCGGGGCCGCAGACCGACCTTGTGATTACGCACCGTGACGACGCCTACGAGGTCTGGGCGAAGCGTGGCATGATCCGCTTTCAGCGCTTTCTGGCAGCGGATGGCGGCGGCTACGAGTATCGCGTCATCGAGCAGATCGGCGAGAACCCGGTCGCGAACCAGGACCACAAGGCGCTCGCCACGATCGACGAAGAGGTCGCCGCGTCGAAAGCCTCGGGGTTTCCGGGAGTTGACGCCAACCGGGCGTTCATCGAACCGGAGCACAACACGTATCCGTTTGCGTACGAGCGCATCGCGCAGTTGTTCGACAGCCCGAACGCGCCCGATCTCGTGATGAACCCGAAGGCTTACGCGTTCGGCCGCCAGCCGGGGCAGCATGGCGCTCTCGACACCGTGCAGGCGCGTTCGCCGCTCGTCTTTCGCGGCCCCGGCATTAAGAAGGGCCTGATCACCGATGCGCCGTCGCGTCAGGTGGACGTCGCGCCGACGATTGCGAAGCTGTGCGGGATGCCGTTGATCGATGGCAAGGACGTTACGGGGCGTACGTCGTCGGAGCGGGGCGTCGCGGCGGACGTGTACCTCAAGCGCCAGGACGGCCGCGTGCTCGACGAGATCATCGAGCCGGAGGCGGCCGGGCGCGCCGAACGCGCGTACATCTTCCTGCTCGATGGGTTGAGCAACACCGAACTGAAGCACAGGCTCGCCGAAGATCCGGACTCGATCCCGAACCTGCGCCGCCTCATCAAGGACGGCACGATGTTCGAGTTCGGGTCGTTCACCAACTTTCCAAGCATCACGTGGCCGAGCCACAACGCGATCGGCACCGGCGCCTGGGGCGGGCACCACGACATCGTCAACCCGACGTACTACCTGCGGGACAAGCGGGAGGTCGTGACGCCGCAAGGGCAGCAGTTCGACACGGCGCGATTCCTCGGCGACGGCGTGGAGACGCTGTACGAGGCGTTTCACCGGGTCTTCGGGCCGTGGCAGGGGCAGCAGGGCGCGTTCACGGCATCGATCCATGAGCCGTGCACGCGCGGCGCCGACCACGCGACGCTCGAGCGCGTCGTGATCGGCGACCGCGACCGGCTGCGTGAGATCACCGCACGATACGAAGGCGATACGAGCGCGAAGTGGTTGCAGGATGATCAGAAGGGCGCGCACCAGGAGTCGATCGTCGATAACCGGGGCGTTGCGCAGGCGATCGTGCTGTACACCGACGAGAGCCACCCGCCGCCCAGGTTCATGTTCCACGAACTGACGCTGCCCGACGGCGTGGGCCACGATTACGGGCCGCACTCGGACGGCGAACGCACGGCGCTCGACGAGACGGATGTGCGCATGGGCCGCATCATGGACGTGCTGGAGGCGCAGGGCCTGCTGGAGAGCACGCTGTTCGTCATGACGACGGATCACGGCATGGCGCCGACCGACGCCGACCTGCGGGCAAACCAGGTGCAGGCTGTCGTCGATGCGGGCATGAAGGCCGTCGTCCCGGCGCCGCTTGTCTATCTGATCGACATGGCCGTCGCGATCACGGTACACGAGGATGGCCGCACGGCGATGGTCGAAGTGCTCGCGAATGACGTCGACGAGTCGGGCGAGCGGCCGCCGATCGAGGGCGCGGAGGTGACGCTGGGCACGCATGGCGCGAAGGTGCTCTCGCGCGCGAAGACGGACGCGGGCGGCACGTGCGGGCTGCCGCTGCCGGCAAACGTCGAGCCGGAGGACATGTTCATCTTGGTGCAACACGAAGACTACAATCCGCGCCGCCTGCTGCTCGATGGCACGAGCGTGCGGGAGGACCTGCGGGGACAACTGTACGGCGGGCGCTAGCACCATGGAAGACGCGTCCAGCCTGCGTGCGATCGCCGAACGGAACGCGATCAACGCCATACGCTGTTTGGCGGCCGCTGAGCGCGCGGTCGACGAGGGCAGACTCAACACAGCGAAGGTGCTGCGCGCGGCGGCGCTGGCGTCGCGGGGGCGAGCGTTGATCATCGAGCGATCGCTCTCCGTTGACGCGATGAGTCCGTTGCTTATCGCGACGTTGACCGAGGACCTGCACCGGGAGATCGAAGCACTGGGCGGCATCAGTTCCCCGGTCGCCGCGCTCGCTCTGGATGTTGCGGAGTCTGTGTATGGCGTGGTGGACACAACACGGCGCAGCCTCGAACGAAATCGCGACGTGTTCGAGCGCGAGGTCGCGCAGTTCCTGTTCGGATGTCTGGAGTGCGGGTACCTCGTCGAGGAGCAGCGGCCCGACGTCTGTCCCGCGTGCGGATCGATCGCCGCTGAGTTCGAGTTGTTCGCGCCGTTCTTCTCGTCGACGAGCGAGCGCATCGCACGTCGCCAGCCCGCCGAGATCGTAGCGATGCTGAGCGAGGCGCCGGGCGCGCTGGCTGGAAACATGGCAGGCGTACCTGACGCGATCCTGCGCGGAAGGCTCGCTGCCGGCGAGTGGTGCATGAAGGAAATCGCCGGGCACATGATCGACATCGCCGAATTGTTCTGTCGCCGGCTGCGGTCCGTGCTCGACCCCGAAACGCCGCAGGCAGCCGAGCGTTCGCCGCTCCCGTGGAAGCTGTTGGAGGGCCAGGGCTACGAAGAGATGACGGGCGAGGAGTTGACATCGCGTTTCTCCGTGGCTGTCGATGATGCACTCTCGATGATCGCCACGCTCGGTACCGCCGATTGGCGCAAGCGAGTAGAGCTTGTGAGCGGCCGCGTATCGGTGCTGGATATGGGGTCGTGGCTCGCGAACCACAATCGGGCGCATCTTGAACAGATCGCCGCACACCGGTCCCGCGCGGACTAGACGGGCTACCATGCGAAACGCTCCGGAATTCCGGAGCGTTTCTACGTGCGACGAACGCGCGGGGCCGAGTCCGCGCGCGGAACAACGGCGTCAGGCCTTCTCCGTCACCTTGTAGTCGAGCCGG
Coding sequences within it:
- a CDS encoding cysteine desulfurase family protein — encoded protein: MDSDRRIYFDHAATTPTDERVVKAMLPYLTNAWGNASSIYAEAREARKGLDAARRTVAGVLGCKPNEVIFTSGGTEADNLGLRGVAEASRRRGDHIITTAIEHHAVLHECEQLERRGFRITYLPVDGEGFVDLDALRAALDDRTILVSVMYANNEVGTIEPIAEVARIVKERDPHIALHTDAVQAAGALELDVDALGADLLSLAAHKIYGPKGVGALFVRNRTPFLPQTVGGSQERNRRAGTENVAGAVGLATALQLAQDELSARNAHLIAMRDRLLDDLPRRVPGTIVTGPLDRARRLPNSASFAFENVEGEAVLLQLDLLGVAASSGSACTTASLEPSHVLVAMGVPERYQRGSLRITLGKGNTMADVDRLLEVLPPAVGKIRALAPAAR
- a CDS encoding DUF3179 domain-containing (seleno)protein produces the protein MDTQDEITQPAGADAEAQPAHSLALAASAARAATFVVLAMTFVLIAWGQWAIDHEQAPFDWPFTRWLEHRWTWDFRRPNALAFGVPLFVAGGLVFAALAPRGLPRFLPSSASLSLPLRARIVVALLVVPLVIWAWLNLRLYNGHYEPAYRWLFFLSVLAMLAGVVAIDVMRGVYGRLRLAWSHAAEALAVFAITGTFIGINARDLNNWRYSTIGDDGEFYVWAKRIGDQPDINWFSQSGPFGYHPVLSSAWQALSIRVFGDSLFGWKMASLLAIALTLPLFYWLLRELFSVRVAVFGTLFLGASHYLFAYAHTGYDNILAIFPAVGCLALLAAGVRRGSMAFLFASGLFAGMGFYTFYSSRSAIMIAGVAALALTWQRFDAGSLRRQATSIGVLVAGFIVFALPIFATNQWEVIDATLGEGTDKANYPFWKLVGENISRSLLGWTYNPADHHYVAGSLLDSLTVVFTVAGFFFALTRVRRAPFFMVLMWFAVAVVVSGVLSPYGVVVISRMHYALPPLAAFAGIAVDRLLSAAEDVYPTRSGAWVATLAAIAVLAPLLFISNGRHFFLYSAHRNPTPNDTIIARELSASQCRDGALRSVAYHNAPGQTMDFNWPFFDMKHRKPLQLNYAHLSQVYNAYPSTGGVGCVVLPNLDPADWIEGAEDIRRVQAAMQEGASSPGDFQVVSDLTGSANRRVGVSLREGKGVAAADLSGVWRTDLSRGDGLEGIVKGQERDFFAALDDPTMKPAREVSLFHEEPVLVVEDGESVRGYPLRYVIWRGIVNDTIGGEPVAVTYDPIAGSARVFSRTLPGRTVTFSITGLLRDGNALLYDRETETWWQQLTGVAVTGELAGTRLEARSARVVPWKDYALAYPDAPTLAIESSAFEGTTNPYIGYEVRDGRPIFTLAAIDDRLRPMDRVAVIESNGERVAVPFPDGGPKMNMVLPITVSGTPVVIFFDWRAWSLLDSQNYRDSRPIGTMTAYAPHVAGSPETETFEASGADAFTERRTGSVWDTLGRAVDGPLRGAQLEPVPMVVGFWFSVASVYPGIEIVHPDAHDEPAASSIDE
- the erm gene encoding 23S ribosomal RNA methyltransferase Erm produces the protein MVGRSRQSSVIGRRGRAAHASEPRSQHFLHSPSLVRNIVAEMRFAPGTMVLDIGAGQGIITRALADAGYTVIAIEKDPRLYRSLRSRFVGRTNIECHPADALAFPLPREPYAVVSNVPFSITAALVRRLLDAPQPPHDAWLIVQREAAMKFAGVPHETMFSLAHKPAFSIEVARRLARSDFAPPPPVDVAMLHVKQRHEPLVTRREMEAWRQFVRQGFRSGAADARTALRPYFTRRQLVILSRDLRFDLRAAPSALTFGQWLALFRFHAQACRGPTGLEAGCGKREAGSRRLHDDRCWPIMMPTPRRFPN
- a CDS encoding alkaline phosphatase family protein, which translates into the protein MTATHERVTTPVGPEREGGQGLDANQYESGDRAIHILLTDATAGPQTDLVITHRDDAYEVWAKRGMIRFQRFLAADGGGYEYRVIEQIGENPVANQDHKALATIDEEVAASKASGFPGVDANRAFIEPEHNTYPFAYERIAQLFDSPNAPDLVMNPKAYAFGRQPGQHGALDTVQARSPLVFRGPGIKKGLITDAPSRQVDVAPTIAKLCGMPLIDGKDVTGRTSSERGVAADVYLKRQDGRVLDEIIEPEAAGRAERAYIFLLDGLSNTELKHRLAEDPDSIPNLRRLIKDGTMFEFGSFTNFPSITWPSHNAIGTGAWGGHHDIVNPTYYLRDKREVVTPQGQQFDTARFLGDGVETLYEAFHRVFGPWQGQQGAFTASIHEPCTRGADHATLERVVIGDRDRLREITARYEGDTSAKWLQDDQKGAHQESIVDNRGVAQAIVLYTDESHPPPRFMFHELTLPDGVGHDYGPHSDGERTALDETDVRMGRIMDVLEAQGLLESTLFVMTTDHGMAPTDADLRANQVQAVVDAGMKAVVPAPLVYLIDMAVAITVHEDGRTAMVEVLANDVDESGERPPIEGAEVTLGTHGAKVLSRAKTDAGGTCGLPLPANVEPEDMFILVQHEDYNPRRLLLDGTSVREDLRGQLYGGR
- a CDS encoding DinB family protein, encoding MEDASSLRAIAERNAINAIRCLAAAERAVDEGRLNTAKVLRAAALASRGRALIIERSLSVDAMSPLLIATLTEDLHREIEALGGISSPVAALALDVAESVYGVVDTTRRSLERNRDVFEREVAQFLFGCLECGYLVEEQRPDVCPACGSIAAEFELFAPFFSSTSERIARRQPAEIVAMLSEAPGALAGNMAGVPDAILRGRLAAGEWCMKEIAGHMIDIAELFCRRLRSVLDPETPQAAERSPLPWKLLEGQGYEEMTGEELTSRFSVAVDDALSMIATLGTADWRKRVELVSGRVSVLDMGSWLANHNRAHLEQIAAHRSRAD